GGGCGAGGCGGAATTGGAACGGCTGGGGCCTTGAGCGGAATCGGGCTGCACGGCGCGGCTCATGGTTGGCGAGGCACCACTCCTAAGAGGGTTTCAGGGTTCCTGCTGTCCACTAACATAGCAGAAATAAAGGCCTTACGCCAGGAGCCCCCTAGCGGACCCGGGGCAACATGCTGTCCCAGCGGTGGCAGCGGGGGCATTTCCAGGTGAGCTGGTGCGAGACGAAGCCGCACTGGCTGCACTGGTAGCGCGCCTGGTCGCCCTCGATCTCGTCCAGCAGCTGGGCATAGGCCTCCAGGGCCCGGCCCCGGTCGCCGTCGGCCAAGAGGATGCGGCCGCGCAGGCGGTGGGCGTCGAGCAGATGGGGCGCCCGCTCCACGGCCATGTCCACCACCTCCAGGGCCTTGTCCTGGTCCTGGTGTTGGGCATAGTGCTGGGCCAGGGCCATGAGGGTGGGCACCTCGGCGCTGGCCGGGTCAATCTCCCCGAAGAAGCCCTCGGCCGCCTTTTCGCCCAGCTCCTCCTCGGCCGAGTTCACCCGCATGATCACCAGGTGGGCGTACTGGGGCGAAAGCTTGACCGCCTTCTTCCACACCCCCAGGGCCTTGCGGGCCCGCCCCCGGGCCAGCTCCAAATCGCCCAGGTGCAGATAGGCGTCCAGGCAGTTCTTGTCCACGTTGATGGCCTGGCTGAAGGCGTCTTCGGCCCGGTCCAGCTGGCCTGAGACCATCAACTCCTTGCCCTGTTCGGTCTTGTAATGGGCCAACACCGGGCGGCTGTCGCTCTTGGTCAGGCGGTCCAGGCGCTTGCGGGCCTCGAAGGCGCCCTCCCAGTCGCGCATCTCCTCGTAGAGGGTGGCGATCTGGCGGGCGGCCTCGATGTGGCGCTGGTCATTCTTCAAGACCTCGTCAAAGGCCTCGGCCGCGCGGTTGAACAAGCCGCCTTTCTTGTAGTCCAGGCCCAGGTCGTAGACCGCCTGGAGGTGGGACTTGGCATCAAGGTTGGGCCGGGCGATGATGCTCTGGCGGATGCGCACCGCCCGCTCGATCTCGCCCTTTTGCCGAAACAGGTTGCCCAGGACCACGTAGGTCTCCACCGTGTCCGAGTTCAGGGTCACCGCCTTGGTGAACTCCTCGATGGCCTGGTCGGTGTGGTCGGCCATGAGGTGGCTGATGCCCCGCATAAAGGCGTCGTCGCTGGCGCTGCGCCCCGGGCCCCGCTCGGAGGACTGGGCCGCGGCCTGGGCCTTGCCCGAGCGCCCGGCCAGCCAGCCGACGAGCCAGCCTATGATCAGCAGGGCGACGCCGGCCACCAGATGGGCCGTGGTCAGGCTGTAGCCCTGCCAGGTGAATAGCACCGTAGACATGATCTAACGCTTGTCCTTGTCCGGAGCCGCCCCTGGCTCCTCGGCCTGCTCCAGGGCGGGCAGTTCGCTCTCGGCCTTGGCCTCGTT
This window of the Desulfarculaceae bacterium genome carries:
- a CDS encoding tetratricopeptide repeat protein, whose amino-acid sequence is MSTVLFTWQGYSLTTAHLVAGVALLIIGWLVGWLAGRSGKAQAAAQSSERGPGRSASDDAFMRGISHLMADHTDQAIEEFTKAVTLNSDTVETYVVLGNLFRQKGEIERAVRIRQSIIARPNLDAKSHLQAVYDLGLDYKKGGLFNRAAEAFDEVLKNDQRHIEAARQIATLYEEMRDWEGAFEARKRLDRLTKSDSRPVLAHYKTEQGKELMVSGQLDRAEDAFSQAINVDKNCLDAYLHLGDLELARGRARKALGVWKKAVKLSPQYAHLVIMRVNSAEEELGEKAAEGFFGEIDPASAEVPTLMALAQHYAQHQDQDKALEVVDMAVERAPHLLDAHRLRGRILLADGDRGRALEAYAQLLDEIEGDQARYQCSQCGFVSHQLTWKCPRCHRWDSMLPRVR